TGGTTTCGCTGATGGCCTGTGCGATCAACAGACATGACAGCCCTGCCGCAACCGTGAAGGCAATCAGGACCAGACGCCGGTCGACCCGATCCGACATCCACCCCGCCGGGTACTGAAAGAGCGCGCCCGCCAACACCCAGAAAGCAATGAAAGCGGCAACCGTTTCCAGATCCAGGCCGATGGATTCGGCATAGACCGGTCCCACCATGCGGAATGCCCCGTTTGTCAGCCCGATGGTGAAGATGCCGACAATGGCGACCGGCGACACGCGCCAGAGCATCAGGGGATTGACCAGCCGGGCCGGCGGTGCGGGCGGGTTGCCTTCGCTGGCGAGCGAAATCGGCACCAGTGCCAGGCAATACAGGATGGCGAGCACGATCAGGATGTCGGTGCCGGTCGCTCCGAACACCGGCAGCAGAAACTGTCCTCCCATCACGGCGGACATGTCGACAATCCGGTAAACGGAAAGAATCCGGCCGCGGGACGCGTTGGAGGCAATCGCATTCAGCCAGCTCTCCAGCACCATCGCCGTGCCGCAAAAGGCGGCACCGCTGACGAGCCGCGCGCCCATCCACAGCCACCCGGTCGGCAGGAAGGCAATCGCTAGAATGGAGATTGCGCTGACGGAAGCCAGTGCCGCGAAAACCCGGATATGGCCAGCCCGGGCGATCAGAAACGGTGTCAGCAGTACACCGAAAATCAGACCGGCGAAATAGAGTGAGCCGAGCAGACCGATGCTGGAATCGGGCAGACCTTCCGCACGCGCCCTGACGGCAATCATGGTCATGGCAAGACCGTTGGCGCCAAGCAGACAGGCTGCGCCGGCCAGCAGCGGCGAGATGCGCCCCGTCAGCGAACGCTGCGCAACAGGTGATGTGGGCTGTGCCATAGGACTTCTTCTTGTGGTGTGCGGCTGCTCGGTTTCGGGTGTCAGGCGGAGCGGCCCCGTGATAGGCGATACCATCGTTCCCGCATTCAACGAGAAAATCAATGTCGCTGCGAAACTGGATCCTGCTTGTTGTTCTTGGTGCCATCTGGGGCGGGGCATTTCTGTTTGCCAAGGTCGCCGTTGCCGAGATCCCGCCATTCGTGTTGGTTTTCCTGCGGGTTTTCATTGCCTGCACGACGCTGATGATCGTTCTCTGGCATCAGGGACTGCTGGATCATCTTGAGTGGCGGCTGGCCGGACCGTTCCTTGTCATGGGTCTGCTGAACAACGCGGTCCCCTTCTCGCTGCTGTTTCTCGGCCAGACTGTCATCGGCGCAGGTCTGGCGTCCATCCTGAACGCCACCACTCCGATTTTCACCGTTGTTGTTGCGGGTCTTCTTGTTCGCCAGGAAAGCCTGGACATGCACAAGATTGCCGGCGTTCTGCTTGGTGTGGCCGGCGTTGCCGTGATGCTGTCGAGCAGTCTTTCCGGGCTGGCGACGGACCCGCTCTGGGCCCAGCTCTGCTGCCTGGACGCAGCGATTTCCTATGCCTGTGCCGCGACCTTCGCCAGGCGCTTCAGAACTCTGCCGACCCAGGTCGCCGCCACGGGACAGCTCCTCGGCTCAAGTCTGATCATGCTGCCTGTAGCCCTCTTTACAGCATCCGACTGGTCACCCTTTGACACCAGCCTGGTCGCCTGGAGCAATGTGATCGCGCTCGGGATCCTGGCAACCGCGCTTGCCTATCTGATCTACTTCCGGCTCCTCAGCGACGCCGGCGCCACCAATGCGTCGCTGGTCACGCTGCTGGTGCCGGCAAGCGCGCTCTTTTTCGGCTGGCTGATTCTCGGCGAAAATCTCAGTCCGCTGCAGCTTGCCGGGTTCGGTGTGTTGCTGGCGGGCCTTGTCGTGCTCGACGGCCGCCTGTTCAAACGGAAAGTAACGGAAACGGCATGAGCAAACCCCGGCGGCAGTGAGCCGCCGCCGGGAAGTCTCATGACCCTAGAACGTCAGGGCCTTGACCTGCTTGACGTGGGACACTGTTTCCAGCCGCGTCATGATCTCCTGCGACACGGCCCCATCCACTTCCACTAGACAGATCGCGTCATCGCCTGGCGCCAGCCGTCCGAGGTGGAACGTGGCGATGTTGACGCCGTTGTTGCCGAGTTCCATGCCCAGATGACCGATGAAGCCGGGCTTGTCCTCATTGGTGATGTAGAGCATGTGAGACCCGAGTTCGGCCTCCATGTTGATGCCCTTCACCTGGATGATGCGCGGCTTGCCATCGGCAAAGACGGTTCCAGCAACAGAGCGCTCCTGGCGTTCCGTCATCACCGTCAGGCGGATATAGGTTTCATAAGCGCCCTGCTTCTCCCGACGGATTTCCTCGATCTTCATGCCCCGTTCCTTTGCAAGGATCGGCGCGGAGACCATGTTCACGGTTTGCAAAAGGGGCGTCAGCAGACCGGTGAGCGCAGCCGCCGTCAGGGCCTGGACATTCATTTCGGCAACGGCACCGGCATATTCCAGTCGGACCCCTTCAATGCCTGTTTCGGTCAGCTGACCCGCAAACGATCCAAGCTGTTCGGCAAGGCGCACGAACGGCGCAAGCTTGGGCGCTTCCTCGGCAGTGATCGACGGCATGTTGAGCGCATTGCGGACCGCTCCGTCGAGCAGGTAGTCGCACATCTGTTCGGCGACCTGAAGCGCGACATTTTCCTGGGCTTCCGCGGTCGAGGCGCCGAGATGCGGGGTCGAGACGAAGTTCGGAGCCCCGAAGAGCACGTTGTCCTTCGCCGGTTCCTCGACAAAGACGTCGAAAGCCGCTCCGGCCAGTTTGCCTTCCTCCAGGGCTGCCCGTACAGCCGCCTCGTCGGCAAGGCCGCCGCGCGCGCAGTTGATCAGGTAGACGCCCTTGCGCATCTTGGCAATCGAATCCGCATTGATGATGTTGCGGGTCTTGTCGGTCAGCGGCGTGTGCAGCGTGATGAAGTCAGACCGGCTGAAGAGCCCGTCCAGCTCGACCTTTTCGACACCGAGCGCCACAGCCCGTTCCGGGGTCAGGAACGGATCATAGGCAATCACCTTCATCCTGAGGCCGATGGCGCGGTCGGCAACAATGGAGCCGATGTTGCCGCAGCCGACCAGACCCAGCGTCTTGCCAGTCAGTTCCCGGCCCATGAACCGGGATTTCTCCCATTTGCCGGCCTGGGTCGAGGCATCTGCCGCCGGGATCTGGCGGGCGGCCGCCATCATCATAGAGATTGCATGTTCGGCCGTCGTGATGGCATTGCCGAAAGGCGTGTTCATCACGATGATGCCGCGCGCGGTTGCCTTCGGAATATCGACATTGTCGACCCCGATGCCAGCCCGGCCGATGACCTTGAGATTGTCGGCGGCCGCAATCACCTTCTCGGTGACCTTGGTGGCCGAGCGAATGGCCAGACCATCATACTGGCCGATGATTTCCAGCAGCTTTTCCTTGTCCTTGCCGACATCCGGCAGGAAATCCACATCAACGCCGCGGTCCTTGAAGATCTGGACGGCCGCATCCGACAACTTGTCTGAAATCAGTACCTTGGGTGCCATGAAAGCATCTCCCTTTATACGAAGAACGCTCCGGGCAGCAGGCCGCCCGGAAGAAGAATCCTGTTTGGGGAAGTGTCTCAGGCAGCCTGAGGCAGTTTCGCTTTTTCGCTCTGGAACGCCCAGTCCAGCCAGGCTGTCAGGGCTGCGAGATCCGAAGCTTCAATGGTTGCCCCTGCCCAGATCCGAAGACCGGACGGAGCGTCCCGATAGGCGCCGATGTCATAGGCGACGCCTTCGGCATCAAGCGCACTGACCATGCCTTTCGCGAACGCCGCCTGGTCGTCGGCCGACAGCGTCCGGACGCCCGCATCCGTTACCTTCAGGCAGACGGACGTGTTCGACATGGTGTTCGGGTCGACAGCCAGGAAATCCACCCAGTCGGTTCGTTCAACCCAGTCGGACAGCACCTTGAGATTGGCATCCGCTCGACCGCGCAACGCGTCGAGACCGCCAAGTCCGTCGGCCCATTTCAGGGCATCGAGATAATCCTCGACGCAGAGCATGGACGGGGTGTTGATGGTCTCGCCGCGGAACACTCCTTCGATCAGCTTGCCACCCTTGGTCAGGCGGAAAATCTTCGGCAGCGGCCAGCTCGGCGTATAGCTTTCCAGACGCTCGACGGCGCGCGGGCTCAGGATCAGGACACCGTGGGCCGCTTCTCCGCCCAGGACCTTCTGCCAGGAGAAGGTCACCACGTCGAGCTTGTCGAAATCGAGATCCTGGGCGAACGCGGCGGAGGTTGCATCGCAGATGGTCAGGCCTTCCCGGTCGGCCGGGATCCAGTCGCCATTCGGCACCCGCACACCCGACGTCGTACCGTTCCAGGTGAAAACCACGTCCCTGGAAAAGTCGACGGCAGCAAGATCCGGCAGTTCGCCATAAGGCGCTTCCAGAACCCGCGCATCGTCGAGCTTGAGCTGCTTGATCACGTCCGTCACCCAGCCGGAGCCGAAGCTTTCCCAGGCCAGCATGTCAACGCCGCGCGCGCCCAGCAGGGACCAGAGCGCCATTTCAACGGCACCGGTGTCGGAGGCCGGCACAATGCCGATCCGGTAGTTTTCCGGCACCTGAAGAACCTTGCGGGTCAGGTCGATGGCTTCGGCCAGTTTGGCCTTGCCCGGTTTGGCGCGGTGGGAGCGGCCCAAAGGTGTACCAGCAAGCTGATCGAGAGACCAGCCGGGGCGCTTGGAACAGGGACCGGACGAAAAATTGGGATTGGCCGGACGCACGTCCGGCTTTGCGGTAAGCTCAGTCATATCTGTCTACCCTCGCAGATAGTAGCCCCTCGTTGGGGAGGGGTGGCCCACCTATGGGGATAGCTCAACACCCGCCATTACGCAAGGAAATCGGACCAGCGCGCCCGGAAAGATGCGAAGAGAACTGCTATTCGGCCCTCAGTCTGGCAGGATCTGGCCCGGGCGCTGGCTCCAGAGTTCGACGCTGATCACGCCGGTCTCCGACACGTTGAGCACCGAAATGGAACCGGTTGCCATTTTTGCGTTTTCCTTTGGAATCCCAAGTTCTTCCGCGACCAATTTGAAGATGCCATTGCTCGACACGATCACCGCATCCCCCTCCTCGCGGCCGGCGATGACCCTGCCAATCAGGCCCGCCCAGTTCGCCTTGATCCGGTCGAGTGAAGGTGACCAGTTGAAGCCGTCGGGCCAGACGTTTCGCTTCTGCCAGCCGTCAATGGCCTCGCTGCCATGATCGGCCCGGATGTCGTCGTTGGACCGCCCTTCCCAGGTGCCGTAGTCGATTTCCCGAAGTTCCTCGCAGACGTGGCACCGGTCTGGCGAAAGGCCGAACAATTCATTGATCTCCTCGGCTGACTGCACTGTGCGCTTCAGGGGACCGAAATAGAGCGCTCCGGGTGCAGCGCCCAGGAACTTCAGTGCTTTACCGACGGCTTTGGCCTGCGCGCGCCCTTCAGGTGTCAGGTCCAGATCCGTGCGAGCTCCAACCCACACGACCTTGTCACCGGGGCCAAAGGTATTGCCGTGCCGGACAAGAAAAATCCTCATGCGCCGACGAGCTCCCCTTCCCGGTCGATAATCTGTTCGGTGAGTTCGATGTCGCCCTTGTTGTCGACGGAGGCATGCGTACGGCCGCGGTAGTCAACAAGGGTGACCCTCACCACCAGCCCGTTTTCCAGGGCGCGCAGCTGCTCCAGGCCTTCCGTGCGTTCCAGCAGCGATTCCTGCAGGCCGACATAGGCCTTCAGCCCGGCCCGCGTGTAGCCGTAAAGCCCGATGTGCCGGTGAACCGATGCAGCATCTTTTTTCCGGAGGTAAGGAATGACCTGTTTGGAGAAATAGAGCGCGTTTTTCTTGCCATCAAAAACAACTGTGGTGCCGCTCGACGGGTTGTCCTTCTTGTGCTCCATGAAGGCTGCCAGGGCATTGTCATCCAGCCGGACGGCGGGCGTGACGATGTCGAACCGGTCGGCGCTGTCAAATTCCTCGACCATGGCTTCCAGAACCCAGGGCGGTGTCAGCAATGCATCGCCCTGAAAGTTGATGATCGCCTCTTCCTGTATGTCCGCCGCGGCCAGCGCGGCATAGGTCCGCTCGGTGCCATTGCGGCAGCTCTCCGGTGTCAGCACGGCTTCGGCGCCGAAGGATGCAGCATGATCGACAATGCGCTGGTCTTCTGTGGCGATCACCACGCGGGAGCAACCTTCGACGGCCTTCGCAATCCGCCAGACGCGCTCCAGCATGCTCATGCCGCGGATTTCCAGAAGAGGCTTCCCCGGAAGCCGGCCCGACCCGTAGCGGGCCGGTATCACGATTGCTGCTGTCATGTATTTCTGCCTTCGAACAAAATCTTCAAACACTTCCGGTAATGGTCCGGTCCGCGGAACGGGGCGGCCGGCCGATGCCCCTGAGATACCCGTGCCGTTTCAAAACTCATCACACGCAGCAGCCAGACTGTTTCGCAAATCCTGAAGACGCCGTCCTGGATACTCCGTCCGGCCACCTGCTGATATCCGGCAAGGAACCTGCGATACTTTTCCTTATTTGACCGGAACAAACCGTCTTCGCCACATTCTGTCCAGTACTTGAGTTTCACCAGGTCGAATTCCGGCGGACCGATCTGGAGATTGTCCCAGTCGATAAACCGGATCTCCCCGTCGGACGCAATGATATTGAATGGCTGCAAATCATTGTGATTGAGGCAGAAGCCGCTGACCTGCGAAACAGCCTCTTCCCGCAAAGCCTGCCAGGGGATCGTCAGTCCGAGCCGTGCAGCGATCGTTTCGCCCTTCGTGCAAATCTGATCCAGCCAGTCGCCTCCGTCCTGCCAGGGATCGTTGAACGAGATCCTGAAGCGTGGAAAGCCGGATACATGCAATTCGGCGAGCGCTTTGCCGATGCTCTCGAAATGGTCTCTCGTTGTGCTGGCAACCAGTTCCCCGCTCACCCATTCCTGCAACAGCCAGGGAAAGGGTACAAGCTCTCGCGAACCATCCTGGAAGAACACCTTCGGCAACAATGTGCAGCGAGAGTTCTTAACGGGTTGTCCAATCGCGCCGAGACACTGATCAAGGACAGTCTCGTTGTCGGTCGAAATACCGCCCTTCTTTTCAGAAGCGAGAAAATTCGCTGCCAGGGTTTCCTTGATCAGGTTGTGTTCGTAAGCGAACAGGTTCTCCCGCAAACGGACCCGCAACGCATAGTCCTGAGAACCGATGCGAATCCGGAACACGTCATTGATCGCTCCCCCAATTGTGGCAACCAGTTCCATGGAGCATGCGGCTTCAGGTCCCAGGGCACGGTTGACGATGGCTTTGAGATCTTCGGCATCCAGGCTCATTCAACGGCCTCTGACCGCAAGTCGAAGGATGGTTTCATTCTGGGTCTGAGGCGCATTCGGTTGTTCCGGCCAACGATCATCCTGCCGTTTCTACTGAAACGCCGACGCATTTCAAAAACAAAAAAGGCCGGTCTCCAGACCGGCCTTTCTGTTTTCAGATCCTGTTGGATCAGAAGTTGCTCGTGATCGGGCCCTGCGGTTCGTAATATGTTGGAGCCGAAGTAGTGTTAAAGTTGTAGCGTGCACCGAGGCGGAACTCATGCGCAGTCAGATCTTCCCATCTTTCTCGCGTACCACCCGAACCAACGCCAACAAGCTTAACGCTCTTGGCTTCGCCGAGATTCTTGTACCGGTAGCCGGCGTCAAGGCTCCAATTAGGCGTGAACGCATATTCAGCACCTGCCATCAGCGCCCAAGCAAAGTTCCATTGGCCGTTATCCCCGTCATAAGTCGGGCTTGAGCCATCCGGGTTAAATGACTTTTTGTTGCTGGTGTTCACATATGCAGCGCCAATACCGGCCCCTACGTAGGGCGTGATCCGATTCCAGGTACCAACATCTACATAGGCGTTTAGCATCACAGTCCAGACATCTATGTCAGCCTGCTCTTTCGAGAACTGCCCTGCTGTTGCACAGCCCACGCAAGGAGCATAACCAGTTGCCGTCGCACGTGTCTCATAGTCCAACGTCAGGTCGGTACGGAAGTAATCGTTGAATTGGTAGCCAACACCAACGCCGATCATCCAGGCATTATCCATGCTTTCCCGCTCATAACGCAGATCACCGATCACAGGATCGTTGAAGCTACCGCTTGGGTCGCTATAGATTTTGTATCCGATATCACCGCGCAAATAGAATCCGCCAGCCGCAGCCGGAGCAATCGGCACGTGCTCGATGACCGGAGTTGGCAAGTCCGCAGCGTAGCCCGCAGTGGAAAGCACAACAGCAAAGCCGGTCAAAGACAAACGCTTAAAGAAATTGTCCATGTCCTCGTCCTCTTCCAGTGAGCGTCCGCTTCAACCAATGGTCGGACACATCAAACTTGAAAGCATACTGACGAGAATTCATTAATTGTGACTTAACTCTGTTCCTTAACCGCGTTTTTTTACCTTAAGGAAAGCTTAACAACGCGACTTTGAGCACAAGGGAATAAAGCCACCGCATCGGACGACGGCCCTACAATTCGAGCGGAAGAAAATCAGGCCGCAGCGCTGGCAACCACGCCGGCAATGTCATTGACGACCTGCTTGACGAGATCGGCATCGTCTCCTTCCGCCATCACGCGGATCAAGGGTTCGGTCCCCGATGCCCGGATCACCAGACGTCCCGACGTGCCCAGACGAGCCTCGCCATCTTCAATGGCGGATTTGACCAGATCCTGCTCCAGCGGCAGTCCGCCCTTGTAGCGCACGTTCTTCAGGATCTGCGGCACCGGCTCAAATCTCTTGCAGACTTCCGAAACCGGACGGTCCTGATCCTTGACGCAGGCCAGCACCTGCAGCGCGGCAATCAGCCCGTCGCCGGTGGTGGCAAAATCCGACAGGACGATATGCCCGGACTGCTCGCCGCCGACATTGTAGCCGTTTGCACGCATGTGCTCGACCACGTAACGGTCGCCCACCTTGGTGCGGGCAAGGCCAAGCCCCAGTT
This genomic interval from Labrenzia sp. VG12 contains the following:
- a CDS encoding phosphoserine transaminase, whose amino-acid sequence is MTELTAKPDVRPANPNFSSGPCSKRPGWSLDQLAGTPLGRSHRAKPGKAKLAEAIDLTRKVLQVPENYRIGIVPASDTGAVEMALWSLLGARGVDMLAWESFGSGWVTDVIKQLKLDDARVLEAPYGELPDLAAVDFSRDVVFTWNGTTSGVRVPNGDWIPADREGLTICDATSAAFAQDLDFDKLDVVTFSWQKVLGGEAAHGVLILSPRAVERLESYTPSWPLPKIFRLTKGGKLIEGVFRGETINTPSMLCVEDYLDALKWADGLGGLDALRGRADANLKVLSDWVERTDWVDFLAVDPNTMSNTSVCLKVTDAGVRTLSADDQAAFAKGMVSALDAEGVAYDIGAYRDAPSGLRIWAGATIEASDLAALTAWLDWAFQSEKAKLPQAA
- the serA gene encoding phosphoglycerate dehydrogenase: MAPKVLISDKLSDAAVQIFKDRGVDVDFLPDVGKDKEKLLEIIGQYDGLAIRSATKVTEKVIAAADNLKVIGRAGIGVDNVDIPKATARGIIVMNTPFGNAITTAEHAISMMMAAARQIPAADASTQAGKWEKSRFMGRELTGKTLGLVGCGNIGSIVADRAIGLRMKVIAYDPFLTPERAVALGVEKVELDGLFSRSDFITLHTPLTDKTRNIINADSIAKMRKGVYLINCARGGLADEAAVRAALEEGKLAGAAFDVFVEEPAKDNVLFGAPNFVSTPHLGASTAEAQENVALQVAEQMCDYLLDGAVRNALNMPSITAEEAPKLAPFVRLAEQLGSFAGQLTETGIEGVRLEYAGAVAEMNVQALTAAALTGLLTPLLQTVNMVSAPILAKERGMKIEEIRREKQGAYETYIRLTVMTERQERSVAGTVFADGKPRIIQVKGINMEAELGSHMLYITNEDKPGFIGHLGMELGNNGVNIATFHLGRLAPGDDAICLVEVDGAVSQEIMTRLETVSHVKQVKALTF
- a CDS encoding 3-deoxy-manno-octulosonate cytidylyltransferase yields the protein MTAAIVIPARYGSGRLPGKPLLEIRGMSMLERVWRIAKAVEGCSRVVIATEDQRIVDHAASFGAEAVLTPESCRNGTERTYAALAAADIQEEAIINFQGDALLTPPWVLEAMVEEFDSADRFDIVTPAVRLDDNALAAFMEHKKDNPSSGTTVVFDGKKNALYFSKQVIPYLRKKDAASVHRHIGLYGYTRAGLKAYVGLQESLLERTEGLEQLRALENGLVVRVTLVDYRGRTHASVDNKGDIELTEQIIDREGELVGA
- a CDS encoding DMT family transporter produces the protein MSLRNWILLVVLGAIWGGAFLFAKVAVAEIPPFVLVFLRVFIACTTLMIVLWHQGLLDHLEWRLAGPFLVMGLLNNAVPFSLLFLGQTVIGAGLASILNATTPIFTVVVAGLLVRQESLDMHKIAGVLLGVAGVAVMLSSSLSGLATDPLWAQLCCLDAAISYACAATFARRFRTLPTQVAATGQLLGSSLIMLPVALFTASDWSPFDTSLVAWSNVIALGILATALAYLIYFRLLSDAGATNASLVTLLVPASALFFGWLILGENLSPLQLAGFGVLLAGLVVLDGRLFKRKVTETA
- a CDS encoding histidine phosphatase family protein is translated as MRIFLVRHGNTFGPGDKVVWVGARTDLDLTPEGRAQAKAVGKALKFLGAAPGALYFGPLKRTVQSAEEINELFGLSPDRCHVCEELREIDYGTWEGRSNDDIRADHGSEAIDGWQKRNVWPDGFNWSPSLDRIKANWAGLIGRVIAGREEGDAVIVSSNGIFKLVAEELGIPKENAKMATGSISVLNVSETGVISVELWSQRPGQILPD
- a CDS encoding outer membrane protein — its product is MDNFFKRLSLTGFAVVLSTAGYAADLPTPVIEHVPIAPAAAGGFYLRGDIGYKIYSDPSGSFNDPVIGDLRYERESMDNAWMIGVGVGYQFNDYFRTDLTLDYETRATATGYAPCVGCATAGQFSKEQADIDVWTVMLNAYVDVGTWNRITPYVGAGIGAAYVNTSNKKSFNPDGSSPTYDGDNGQWNFAWALMAGAEYAFTPNWSLDAGYRYKNLGEAKSVKLVGVGSGGTRERWEDLTAHEFRLGARYNFNTTSAPTYYEPQGPITSNF
- a CDS encoding MFS transporter; protein product: MAQPTSPVAQRSLTGRISPLLAGAACLLGANGLAMTMIAVRARAEGLPDSSIGLLGSLYFAGLIFGVLLTPFLIARAGHIRVFAALASVSAISILAIAFLPTGWLWMGARLVSGAAFCGTAMVLESWLNAIASNASRGRILSVYRIVDMSAVMGGQFLLPVFGATGTDILIVLAILYCLALVPISLASEGNPPAPPARLVNPLMLWRVSPVAIVGIFTIGLTNGAFRMVGPVYAESIGLDLETVAAFIAFWVLAGALFQYPAGWMSDRVDRRLVLIAFTVAAGLSCLLIAQAISETTLFLGVFLFGGFALPLYSLSAAHANDHAAPGQFVDVAAGLTLSFGCGAMIGPFIASLLMGAFGPAAFFIYTASLHLALVLFIALRMSRRGAVPASQRRRFVWLLRTSPMIFRLAGGDRSDDGQDLTESAEEKSGKSTD
- a CDS encoding phosphotransferase family protein — encoded protein: MSLDAEDLKAIVNRALGPEAACSMELVATIGGAINDVFRIRIGSQDYALRVRLRENLFAYEHNLIKETLAANFLASEKKGGISTDNETVLDQCLGAIGQPVKNSRCTLLPKVFFQDGSRELVPFPWLLQEWVSGELVASTTRDHFESIGKALAELHVSGFPRFRISFNDPWQDGGDWLDQICTKGETIAARLGLTIPWQALREEAVSQVSGFCLNHNDLQPFNIIASDGEIRFIDWDNLQIGPPEFDLVKLKYWTECGEDGLFRSNKEKYRRFLAGYQQVAGRSIQDGVFRICETVWLLRVMSFETARVSQGHRPAAPFRGPDHYRKCLKILFEGRNT